The Desulfobacterales bacterium DNA segment TTTTTTCGATTTCCTTGGGCTCGATCATATTCAGATATCTTTTGTTGGCGATCCCTCTGATCGCGGCCGTAAAATTCGAACAGTTCAATTTGGTGGCTGCTGTCGTGGGCGTATTTATGATACAGTTGGTCATTTTGGCGGATCACCTGCTAACCCAAATTCCTACCCTGCGTGGAAAACAAGTTTAGACGTTACCGTTATGGGCGAAATTGGCAGATTGTCACAATTGATCATTCCCTTTTTTGGTTATGACATCACTATAAATCTGAAGGTGATCGTCATGACCTGGCTCGTCTTTGGCTTATTGATTTTGCTCGGTCTTTTTGCCCGCCGTAAAAGAAGCATACTTCCCCGTCCCGTACAGGCGCTGGGGGAACTGATTGTATCTCTCTTATACGACCTCACCGAAGACGCACTTGGTAAAGAGTTGGCTCAAAAATACGCGCCCCTGGTTTGCGCTCTGTTCATGTTCCTGCTGCTTTCCAATTGGCTTGGCATCATTCCTTACTTGGATGAGCCGACCCGAGACCTAAACACAACCCTCGGGCTGGGACTGATCGGCTTTTTTATTGCCCATTACGCCGGTATCAAAACCAAAGGATTCAAGGCGTACAGCAAGGAATATTTCCAGCCGATTTTCTTTATGATGCCGTTGAATCTAATTGGTGAACTAGCCAAAATTGTATCAATTTCCTTCCGTTTGTTTGGCAACATCCTGGGGGGATCAATTATTATTCTGGTGGTTTCTTATCTGACGTTCAGTCTTGTGCTGCCGCCTTTTTTATATGCTTTTTTCGGTCTTTTTGTCGGCACAATCCAAGCGTTCGTATTTACCATGCTTACAGTGGTTTATATCTCGGTTCAGGTGAAATAACAGATGGGATTTGAAGTCGAAACGGTAGTTAAAATAGCGGCCTATGGTGGTGGTGGCATCGCCATGGGTCTTGGTGCAATTGGCGCGGCAGTTGGACAGGGTTATACGGCTGCCAAGGCCAATTTGGCTGCCTCACGCAATCCCAAGATATCCGGTGATATTTTCAAAAACATGCTGGTCGGTCAGGCCATCGCCGAGTCGGCCTCGATTTTTGCCCTTGTGATCACCATTTTACTGCTGTTCGTAAAACCGCCCAGCCCCGGCCTGTTAGATGCCGCTGCGTATCTGGGTGCTGGGCTTTGTATGGGTTTTGGTGCGATCGGATCGGGCATCGGAGCCGGCAATCCGGGCGGCGAGGCCTGTTTTGGATTATCACGGCAACCTGAAGCCGGCTCGCAATTGACGACCAATATGCTCATCGGCTCGGCGGTTTGCCAGACACCGGCGATTTTTGCCATGGTGGTGGCGCTGATGCTCATTTTCATCAAATTCGGCGGCGCGGCAGTGACGCCCACTTGGGCGGCCCTGG contains these protein-coding regions:
- the atpB gene encoding F0F1 ATP synthase subunit A translates to MGEIGRLSQLIIPFFGYDITINLKVIVMTWLVFGLLILLGLFARRKRSILPRPVQALGELIVSLLYDLTEDALGKELAQKYAPLVCALFMFLLLSNWLGIIPYLDEPTRDLNTTLGLGLIGFFIAHYAGIKTKGFKAYSKEYFQPIFFMMPLNLIGELAKIVSISFRLFGNILGGSIIILVVSYLTFSLVLPPFLYAFFGLFVGTIQAFVFTMLTVVYISVQVK
- the atpE gene encoding ATP synthase F0 subunit C; the encoded protein is MGFEVETVVKIAAYGGGGIAMGLGAIGAAVGQGYTAAKANLAASRNPKISGDIFKNMLVGQAIAESASIFALVITILLLFVKPPSPGLLDAAAYLGAGLCMGFGAIGSGIGAGNPGGEACFGLSRQPEAGSQLTTNMLIGSAVCQTPAIFAMVVALMLIFIKFGGAAVTPTWAALVGAGLSTGLAAIGSGYGGGLAAGASCEGIARTPQTVTNVTTLMLIGQAVAQTPSIFGLLISFILMFKTFPESGLLMTPMALLGAGLCMGLGGIGPGIGNGMAAEGAVRWVARNVEHTNDLMRIMLVGQAVSQSTAIYSMVISLVLIFVV